A window from Malania oleifera isolate guangnan ecotype guangnan chromosome 7, ASM2987363v1, whole genome shotgun sequence encodes these proteins:
- the LOC131160657 gene encoding putative clathrin assembly protein At4g40080 — protein MGVRTLIGSLKDKAALSRAALLSKPNTVALRLAVLRATTHCPSSPPRPSHLAALLSSGHSSRATASALIAALMDRLHATSDASVALKCLITVHHIIARGSFILQDQLSIFPTTGGRNYLKLSAFRDGTTPASWHLSAWVRWYAAYLERLLSASRVLGFFLCSSSSAENIEIEEERVSGLTNGVLIKEIDSVVGLLEEFQKLPDSLHLNENKLVAEVKELVGRDFLSAINELAPRVGEERERLSCLSFGESVELVCALKRLEDCEERLSELFLKKKGSTEGFWVMAREMKDAAGKVKACREEGWLGMGGRRESESARFEDRVLKWGNSVRFSSARLDLN, from the coding sequence ATGGGTGTAAGGACGCTGATCGGCTCCCTCAAAGACAAGGCAGCTCTCAGCAGAGCCGCTCTCCTCTCCAAACCCAATACCGTCGCCCTCCGCCTCGCCGTCCTGCGCGCCACCACCCACTGCCCCTCCTCCCCTCCCCGCCCCTCCCACCTCGCCGCCCTCCTCTCCTCCGGCCACTCCTCCCGGGCCACGGCCTCCGCCCTCATCGCCGCCCTCATGGACCGCCTCCACGCCACCTCCGACGCCTCCGTCGCCCTCAAGTGCCTCATCACCGTCCACCACATCATCGCCCGCGGCTCCTTCATCCTCCAGGACCAGCTGTCCATTTTCCCCACCACCGGCGGCCGCAACTACCTCAAACTCTCCGCCTTCCGCGACGGCACCACCCCCGCCTCCTGGCACCTCTCCGCCTGGGTCCGCTGGTACGCCGCCTACCTCGAACGCCTCCTGTCGGCCTCCCGCGTTCTGGGTTTCTTCCTCTGCTCTTCTTCCTCCGCCGAAAACATAGAAATAGAGGAAGAAAGGGTCTCCGGTCTCACGAACGGAGTTCTTATCAAGGAAATTGACTCCGTCGTCGGCTTGCTTGAAGAATTCCAGAAACTACCCGATTCTCTGCACCTCAACGAGAACAAATTAGTGGCGGAAGTCAAGGAGTTGGTGGGCCGGGACTTCTTGTCCGCCATTAACGAGCTGGCGCCCCGAGTCGGCGAGGAGAGGGAGAGACTAAGTTGTCTGAGTTTCGGAGAATCGGTGGAGCTGGTTTGCGCTCTGAAGAGATTGGAAGATTGCGAAGAGAGGCTGTCGGAATTGTTTCTCAAGAAGAAGGGATCGACGGAGGGGTTTTGGGTAATGGCGAGAGAGATGAAGGATGCGGCGGGGAAGGTGAAGGCTTGCAGAGAAGAAGGGTGGTTGGGGATGGGTGGGAGGAGAGAGAGCGAGTCGGCTCGGTTTGAGGACCGGGTTCTGAAGTGGGGCAACTCGGTCCGGTTCTCCTC